In Candidatus Nanopelagicales bacterium, the DNA window AGGGGCAGGTTTACGCCATTGATGATGTCTGTTCCCACGCTGAGGTGTCTTTGTCCGAAGGCGAGGTTCAAGGCTGCTTCATCGAGTGCTGGCTGCACGGTTCCCGGTTCGACGTTCGCACGGGCGAACCCACCGGACCCCCTGCGGTTGAGCCCGTTCCGATCTATTCCGCCCGCGTCGACGGTACCGGCGACGACGCAGTCATTTTCGTAGCAGTCAACAAAGGAGTTGCACACACATGGCAGAACTGAAGGTCGTTGACCTCCACGTCTCGGTCGACGGTGACGAAGGCCCCCGTGAGATTCTTCGCGGCGTCGATCTGACCGTCACATCCGGTCAGACGCACGCAATCATGGGACCGAACGGGTCGGGTAAATCGACCCTGGCCTACACGATCGCAGGGCACCCCAAGTACCAGGTCACCAGCGGTTCCATCACCCTGGACGGGGCGGATGTCCTGGCGATGAGTGTCGATGAACGCGCTCGCGCGGGCCTCTTCCTGGCCATGCAGCATCCCGTTGAGGTTCCGGGCGTGACCGTGTCGAACTTCCTGCGCACGGCCGCTACCGCGATCCGCGGCGAGGCTCCCAAGTTGCGCGTGTGGATGGGTGAGATGAAGGAGGCGATGGGTTCGCTTCAGGTCGACCCGACTTTTGCCTCCCGCAATGTCAACGAAGGTTTCTCCGGCGGGGAGCGCAAGCGACACGAGATCTTGCAGATGGAACTAC includes these proteins:
- a CDS encoding ABC transporter ATP-binding protein, whose translation is MAELKVVDLHVSVDGDEGPREILRGVDLTVTSGQTHAIMGPNGSGKSTLAYTIAGHPKYQVTSGSITLDGADVLAMSVDERARAGLFLAMQHPVEVPGVTVSNFLRTAATAIRGEAPKLRVWMGEMKEAMGSLQVDPTFASRNVNEGFSGGERKRHEILQMEL
- a CDS encoding non-heme iron oxygenase ferredoxin subunit, with translation MTPQYHEVAKLKELPNGSAMRVEVDGVEVALVHTEGQVYAIDDVCSHAEVSLSEGEVQGCFIECWLHGSRFDVRTGEPTGPPAVEPVPIYSARVDGTGDDAVIFVAVNKGVAHTWQN